From one Humulus lupulus chromosome 8, drHumLupu1.1, whole genome shotgun sequence genomic stretch:
- the LOC133796536 gene encoding endochitinase EP3-like: MAIPKVRNILLLSLALLATLGTASVMAQTQCGSKTCAPGQCCSKFDFCGTGNDYCGANCKAGPCTTNGVSVANIVTDQFFSGIKSKAAAPTCPNQNFYTRQTFLSALSSYPRFATTGSVDDSKREIAAFFAHVTHETGYFCFKEETGNQNERYCDPSYKQYPCNPNKRYNGRGPLQLTWNYNYGGAGKANNFDGLNSPETVTNDPLISFKVALWYWMENVSPVLSQGFGATIQKVNGDVECGGKRRDLVQARVDLYRSYCQQFGVAPGNNLFC; this comes from the exons ATGGCTATCCCAAAAGTGAGAAATATACTACTACTAAGCCTAGCCCTGTTGGCAACTCTAGGTACTGCAAGTGTGATGGCTCAAACACAGTGTGGATCCAAGACATGTGCCCCTGGCCAGTGTTGCAGCAAATTCGACTTCTGCGGCACAGGGAACGACTATTGCGGTGCAAATTGCAAAGCAGGCCCTTGCACAACAAATGGTGTTTCAGTGGCCAACATTGTGACAGATCAATTTTTCAGTGGGATAAAGAGCAAGGCTGCTGCTCCAACCTGTCCCAACCAGAACTTCTACACTCGTCAAACTTTTCTCAGTGCTCTAAGCTCATACCCTCGTTTCGCCACAACCGGCTCTGTCGATGACTCCAAACGTGAGATTGCAGCTTTCTTTGCTCATGTCACTCATGAGACTGGAT ATTTTTGCTTTAAGGAAGAGACTGGAAACCAAAATGAAAGGTACTGTGATCCGAGTTATAAACAGTATCCATGCAATCCCAATAAGAGATACAATGGGCGTGGTCCACTCCAACTGACATGGAACTACAACTATGGAGGAGCTGGGAAAGCCAACAACTTTGATGGGTTAAATTCCCCTGAAACAGTGACCAACGACCCTCTTATTTCGTTTAAAGTTGCTTTGTGGTACTGGATGGAGAATGTTAGTCCTGTCCTCAGCCAAGGCTTTGGAGCAACCATTCAAAAAGTTAATGGAGATGTTGAATGTGGTGGTAAAAGGCGTGATTTAGTTCAAGCTCGTGTCGACTTGTACCGCAGCTATTGCCAGCAATTCGGTGTTGCTCCTGGAAATAATCTATTCTGCTAG
- the LOC133796537 gene encoding endochitinase EP3-like, with protein sequence MASLKAQNNVTLTLLLLGIIGLLGLSKTCKAQTPCGSSTCAANECCSKSGFCGTDEAYCGADCRGGACSTNGFSVGDIVTPEFFSDILNNGIANNQACPGQSFYSRDIFLEALNSYPPFGKSGSVDDSKREIAAFFAHVTHETGSLCFIEETDNQAKVYCDEERAAEYPCNPSKRYYGRGPLQLTWNYNYGAAGKANGFNGLEFPETVATDPLTSFKASLWYWMDNVHSVLDQGFGETIRKINGDRECGGKEPEKVQSRIQFYQNYCQRFNVDVGNPNLSC encoded by the exons ATGGCTTCTCTCAAAGCACAAAACAATGTAACATTAACCTTGTTGTTGTTGGGAATCATAGGCTTATTAGGCCTCTCCAAAACTTGCAAGGCTCAAACACCCTGCGGATCAAGCACATGCGCCGCAAACGAATGTTGCAGCAAAAGTGGCTTCTGCGGCACAGATGAAGCCTACTGCGGCGCCGACTGCCGAGGAGGTGCTTGTTCCACGAACGGCTTCTCCGTGGGCGATATAGTGACCCCAGAATTCTTCAGTGACATATTGAACAATGGAATAGCTAACAATCAAGCGTGCCCTGGCCAGAGCTTCTACTCTCGGGACATTTTTCTCGAAGCTCTCAACTCTTACCCTCCCTTTGGCAAAAGTGGCTCTGTCGATGACTCCAAACGTGAGATTGCAGCCTTCTTTGCTCATGTCACCCACGAGACTGGCT CTTTATGCTTTATAGAAGAGACTGATAACCAAGCAAAAGTCTACTGTGATGAAGAGAGAGCAGCAGAGTATCCATGCAACCCAAGTAAAAGATACTACGGACGTGGCCCTCTGCAACTCACATGGAATTACAACTATGGAGCAGCTGGTAAAGCTAACGGCTTCAATGGCCTAGAATTCCCTGAGACTGTGGCCACTGACCCTCTTACTTCGTTTAAAGCCTCCTTGTGGTACTGGATGGACAATGTTCATTCTGTCTTGGACCAAGGCTTTGGAGAAACCATTCGGAAAATTAATGGCGATCGCGAGTGTGGTGGTAAAGAGCCTGAGAAAGTTCAAAGTCGCATCCAATTCTACCAAAACTATTGTCAGAGATTCAATGTTGATGTTGGAAATCCTAATCTCTCTTGCTAA